In Ooceraea biroi isolate clonal line C1 chromosome 1, Obir_v5.4, whole genome shotgun sequence, the genomic stretch GCTTCTGCCGTCCGCGCTTCCTCGCGAATTAATTATCTCACGCCGTGCACGTGCACCAGATGTACAGGCCAGCAATCGCATCCGCGCGACTTCCCGCTGTTTACGACGATATATAACACAAGATAGAGTCCAGAAGAGTAGCTGCCGCGACTGCGTTTCAATCCTGCCGGAACAGTGACCCAGctaaaagaaaaggaaaaaaaaggtcaagaaaagataaataagGAGGAAACCGCGTCTTTTGCAACGACTATCCCTCGCATCGCCGTACGACCGAAAGCAAAAGCTCGAGTTAATCGCGTTTAATTGTTCAGCTGAAAAGTTTAATCGTTGATCGAGAGCACGCCTTGTGAAATTCGCCCGGATCGTACGTTGTCAAAGCGCATGGCGTTCGTCGCGGCTCGTTTTACATGCGTGGGCGCGTGGGGCGATCCGCGCTGTAtctgcgagcgagcgaggcaAAAATAAGATGGAGATAAGATAGGCAGATAAGGACGAGCCGGGATGCTCTAGATCGCACTTTTCGCCCGCTGCTGGAGAATCGGCTCGGTCCGGTTGATGAAACTTGCTCATTTACCGGCGCTGTCGCGCATTGCGCGCGATTGTAATCTCTATTTTTGCCgtcgaatatttatttttgcgcgTGCCGCGTATATCGCTTATTCGTCACCGACCGGGGAATGCAGCGTCGCGTACCGTAAAATGCACGATCCTGCCACGCTGGGGCACGTGGTCTCCCAACAGCCGCAGTGTTCGTCGGCATGGCACGATGGTTGAAACAATTGTCGCACGTAACGCGATAACGCGAGCGAACTCGGCTAATGATACACACGcttctttttctgtttatcAGTAATTATACCGCGCAAGAAGAGGACGTGCCTGGTCGGCGCGGCCTGCAACGATCCCGCGCTCAACGCCGCCGCCCAGCAGCTGAAAGTGCCTGTGCTCAAGTCCGAAACCGGCGCGGAGCATGTCGAGGACACGACCTACAACACTTACTTCATACTCAAGCAGTTCGAGGGGGCCGAGTATGATGCCCTGTGCAAGAGCGCTCATAGGTTTGTATTGACGCACTGCACTTTTGTAGCACTTTTTTTTTGTATGGAGAAGAGAGTCGTTGATGCATCATTCTTCTTGGTTCCTCTAGGGTGGGAAACGTGGCTCCCACCTGGAAGCCAAATTAGATTTGTGATAATGAACGGCGCGAGAGCGCTTTGACTCATCAAAGCCTGATTCCTTGATGTACCGATTTGTTTTATCCATTCCAGAATACTGGGGCCTACAGCCCTGCTGCAGCTGGCGGAGAGGAAGGAATCGCTGCCCAGTATCAAGAGACCGATGTACACGCAGTCCATGGTGGGCGCGATAGTGGTGTTTAGCGGTTTTCGAGCGCGCGAGGACGAGCTGGTCAGTCTCTTAtctatatttatgaatttataaatatacagagagagagagagagacagagaggagcGATGGGTTTATTGATCCTTAAGCTGCGTGTGACACGCGTGCCTTGTAATGATGTAATTTACTTGGTTTCAACAGCGCAAGTTAGCTACTATGATTCTTAGTATGGGAGGTAGCATCCGCAAGGACATGGGCATCAAAGTGACGCACCTTATTGCAAACCATTGCAGTGGGGAGAAGTACAGATACGCCGACACATTCGGGTTGCCGATCATGTCGGTGGAATGGGTGGTAGCGTTGTGGAATGCCAAAGATGATACCACCATCTACGCGAGCAACGACGAACTGGTAATTGtccgaaaaataaattcaacgCACGTGTACGATGgctaaaaaatgcaaatttaatcgtGTTACGAGAGCATGTTTGTAATTGTTGTCATCTTTGTGAAAGTTCATGCTGCGACAGTCTGTAGATATAGACATTTTATTGGAAACGCGTACGTTTACAGGTGGCGACTTACAAGTTGAAGCCGTTTTATGGAGCGAGAGTGTGCTTCTCTGGCTTCcccgaggaggagaagaaacaCATGTGCGAAGTTCTGGAGCAGCAAGGTGGCGAACCCACGGAGATTGACGATCCACATTGTACACACGTGGTGAGTTGACATGATACGATCTTAATCTGTTATATATTGTATCTAATTTTATGTACACacgtatttttcacgcgaCAGTTTCGATACTTAAAATCAATacttacacacatacatacacacagaaatatatattacaagcaAGATAACAAGTATACAATTCGCGATTAAGCTAGACATTCAATATTCTGTTGCACAGGTTACAAtatctaattattaataataataataataatcaggGCAATTTGATAAATccttatataaaagaaaatatgtagCATGGCGACACTAATATCAAACTGACATAATAGTTGAcgcatgtttttattttaatttttttgatttaatcaaatttaacgGAGTCCCtctataacattatataattgcAAAGTAGACActagattaatataaaattaatataaaatattacatatgcatatatattttttgaggACTTATCAAACGACCCTTGGTACACTCTAATTATACTTCAACACTGTACTATAGTACACTACACAACACACGCTTACACATCAACGATACACATGCTCTAGGTGGTAGACGTAGATGGTCCACTCTACAAGAAATCCAGCAATACTAAATCACCGCACCTTGGGAATCCACCCGTGGATCCGTTTCCCTCGACGTACTTTAAAccagtccccttgcctctttGTAAGCCTTACTCAAAGGTGACGCGTAGTAATGCGACAGACGCTGACGCTTGTAATCGCAGCAACGTGTCGAACAACGCCGGCGACAGCGTAAAAATCGGAGACGGTCACTCGTCGTTGGAAAACGTCTCGCCCGTCTTGCGTCCGTTCGAGGAACAGAATGCCTGGAACGATTTTCTTTCGAGCAACCACGCCAGCCACGATTCCGCCGTTCGCATAAACGACAATAATTCCTGCCTGCAGAATTCGATCATCAAGTCTGGCAACGTGTTTCATCCCTTTGCAGAGCAAAGCGATTCCGGTATAGACATAAGCAAGTCGTCGAATCTGTCGGCCGCGTTCCCCATGCTGGACAAGTGCTCGGTTCCGATCGCGTCGACGTTGCTTAGCAGAAAAAGCATGAAATTTAGCATCTCCGAGAGCTCTTTGTTCAGCAGCGAGCAGTCTCTGTGCGAGACCGCGCCGAGCTCCCCCGTTAAACCCCCGCGCGACGTGAAATCGTGTACGTCGTACGAGAAGAACAACGCGCGCGTCTGCGCGTCATCGATGAGCGACAGCACGCTGTCCTTAAAGTATcgcaaaaatattcattacatACAGAATAACACCCTGTCCCTGAGCAAGATCATTCCGAAGCGCTACGTGAAATGGAGGAAATCTAGCTCCTGCACGTCCGTCCATAAGATGGCGACGGTCGAGAAATACAAGTTCCTCAAGGCACGCTCGTCTCCGAACATATCGAAGCGTTGCGACGAACAATACAGCGACACGTTCCCGCAGAACGCGAGCGTGTTAGGCGAGCGTAACAAGCGTCTGTCGAGGTCGTACGCGTCAATTTTCTCGAGATCCGATCACTTCTCTTCCTGCCCGTCCTCCGAGAGCGAGCACGACAGTTTGTCAAATTGCTCGCCGTCCGCGAAAACTCTCTTCAAGAAAAAGTACACCTCCCTGTCCAAGTCCCTGTCGATACCGTTCAACGGAAAAACCTGCAACGTACGATCCGCGTCGCACGCCGCGAAAACCGGCCTGACAGATTTCAAGCCACGGAAGGACAAGCCATCATGCGCGGTACTTTGCTTTAATCTTCTTGCAGGTTCAAGggtttaatttgtaatttctgAGGAGTTTGGATTAAACGGAAACTTGATACAACAAATTgattttctgtaatataaaatattatataattgatataaaatgtaaacgtgtaaaaatgaaatgattTTTAGTGAccgtttaaggggggagcctgctttagaacgctgaaaataaggtatattttacgaattgtttttggagaaactatacagcggatcattataaaacttttatgcatttattagtacatgtttaaagatcaaaaaaattattttttgatttgaatatatcgcttgtagaggtcgtcctggagaaatcttagtgcagccgcgtcgccggcattgcaaattggtgagcattctcctgcctccaaatttcgtctaaactgaaaaattgaaatatcttctcgttatttatgaattcccatcgtcgatgaaccaaagagagaagaaaaaagttgaaaagtgccaaaatggtggagcttagaacacaaaagtacgatttttaggcaaagtttttgaactttttcatgcaaaaataattgtttaacttaatgtttttatgaatattaaaggttcatcgacgatgggaattcataaataacgagaaaatatttcaatttttcagtttggatgaaatttggaggcgggagaatgctcaccaatttacaatgccggctgcactaagatgcctccaggacgacctctacaagcgatatattcaaataaaaaaataattttttttatctttaaacatgtactaataaatgcatcaaagttttataatgatccgctgtatagtttctccaaaaacattcgtaaaattataccttattttcaacgttctaaagcaggctccccccttaatttaacgtaataatatcaaattttgttGTATATTTCGATTGACGCGTCCGtctttatgtatgtatttattatatgtgcGTTAGATactttgagaaaattaatatgtatttgtactttttttgtaaaaatctgTCGTGTCTGTAAAAATCTGTACGTTAGTTTCATCGTCGTCGACTCGGTCAATTCTCTAAAATCGCACCGCACGATGTGTGACCACGCTGTTCCTTGTCCCTTGTGACGTGATGAGGGTCGCAACAGTGACGAAACCGGATGCTAATGTCAAAATCGTTCGTTGCTGTAGGTCGTAGACGAGTCCAACGTGAACGTACTACCGAATTTCGTGACGGCGTCGGCCTTCATAGTCAAGACCGGCTGGTTCTGGACGTCCGTGCAGAATGAAGCTGCCGCCGACGAGAAGGAGTATCTGTTCGAGCACGTGAGTTGACGATGTCGATAAAAATTCTCATCGTGCTAAAACAGCAATGCTAAAATCGTCATTTTCTTCTCAGTATCTGGAGAACGCTCGATCCCCTACTGCATCCGGTAGGCGAGAGAGCCAACCGCTCGCGGCGCAGAACCTGGCGTTGCCCAAATTTCCGCACTGGCTTCCGTTGTCGAATTTGCTGCAGAATGGAGCGGACTCGCCGGGCAGTGTCAGCGGGAGCTTCCTGGACTGCACGACGAGTCCAGATAAACAAATGATAGATGGTGCGTGTTCGTTGATGCTTTTAATAACTTTGCCTCCTGCTGCGAGACGCTGTtgcagaattattttttattcctacGTCTTTATTTACACGTCTCGATTAACGCTTGCAATAATAGTTAATCCAAGTAACGCATCGTCAGGATATCATGCTAACAACACTCctgtcttctctttctttggtgGTTCATCGAGTCACTTAATCGTGTCAATAGTCGGTAAAAATGTAAGCATGTTTTTACActacatattttaattgtttatatattttaattgttgattTTCGCTTCGACtaaaaataaacatgaaaCTCACTCACGTGTGTTTCAACATGTAACGCAGAAATATAAAGGTGGTCAGGTGGTTACGGGATTTAGTATTCGTAGCGGCACTTTCAGCTTACAAAACTCGTGCTTCTGCCAAGGATAATTACTAAATCTGATATATGAACCATGAAGAAAGGGAAGATCGTACTGATTGTTACCTTTTGCTAACTAGCAGATGTTCCAGAGGTCGAGTCTTCCGACACAGAAAGCACTCGGGGGAATCTGTCGCAGCGTCACCAAGTGTTTCTCGAGTTGGTAGAGACTGAAAACAATTATGTAGGTGTCCTCAATACGATTATGACGGtaaggaaatattttttcaatacacTTGGAATTATTACTTACAGTTGTGcacgatttaaaaaatcaggtggaaaaattaatttaccttGCCCggcaaaacatttatttcgaAATCCGTGCTTTCTTTGCGCTTGCAGCTATTCAAATTGCCGTTGGAGAATCTTATAGGAAAGAGCGGTAAGGAGCTGCTAAATAGTACAgagttgaaaattatattcggCAATTTCCCGCCGATCTACGACGTTCACAAGCAGCTGCTGGAGGCCCTGCATTACTTCGCCACTTACTGGACGGAAGACGTCAGCATCGGCAACATATTCCTGAAATTCGAGCCGGATCTTGTTAAGGCGTACGCACCCTACGTTAATTTCTTCGAGAACACGAAGCAGATGTTGGAGGAGTGCGATCAGAACAAACCGCGGTTCCACGCGTTCCTCAAGAACTGTCAGACGAAACCGGAATGCGGTCGACAGAGCCTGAAGGAGCTGTTAATCAAACCAGTACAAAGGTTACCCAGTATTAGTCTATTGTTAAATGGTAAGGTCGATCGTCATTAATCGCTGTTGACTCAGCCGTTCCGGGCAGCAAGATCACACGAAAATCGTCCGTTTTCTATATTTCCACAGATATTCTTAAGCACACCGACAAAAGTAATCGGGACTACAGCGCGCTGGAAGCTTCTATTAGCTGTATTAAGAAGGTCATGACGCACATAAACGAGGACAAGAGGAAGACCGAGCGCCAATTGGCGATATTCGACATCTTCAACGAGATCGACAATTGCCCGCCGCATTTAGTCTCTTCGCACCGTTCGTTCCTCAGTAAGTGTGACGTGGTCGAAATAACGGAGGGCCTCAGCGGACGAGGCGATCATCTCGTGCTGTTCCTGTTCACCGACACCCTCGAGATATGCAAGAAACGCTCCAAGGCGTTCAACGCCTTGAAGAGTCCGAACACGATAAACGGCCTGCAGTCGAACAGACTGAGCCAGGGTAAACCGTACAAGCACATCAAGTTGATGCCGCTCAACACCATACGAAAAGTCGTGGACATACGAGAGACTGAGGGTGAGTGGATGTAGTTTTGTATTTTCAAATGCCGCATTCACCGCCATGACGATCACTGGTGACCGGCacgcaattttaataaatacatttgtcacgtaaataaaataatacgagatttgtaaaattttcttatataataataataatttcttatataaataatacgagATTTGTAGGATTTTCGTTTGATAAATCCCCCCAAAAAAGTATATACGTCAACTATTATATCAGTTTGATATTAGCCgctatttcatatattttctaacgACTTATCAAACGACCCTCGTACTATACACTTCAGCAATTAGGTTTGCAATATAGCGAatgtttaataatgataatgctacttatatattttcaacgTAATATGTGCAatcaatgtaaatttatgaaatcgcGTAATATTTTCAGAATGCCACAAGGTATTCGCGCTCGTGGTACGAAGCACTCAGGAACTGAAAGAGAAGTTATTCTCGTTCGTGATCACCGATGAGGAAGTAAATAAAACGACGTTTTTGCAGACTCTGTGCAGACAAATGGCAATTGTCGTTCGTATACCTGATGCTGTAAGTATCACGTAACATCCGTCCACGTGATAGATCGCGATAGAGGTCTACGCGTGTCGGACTTTGTGATATGTTATCGCGCATTACGATAGATCTGCAATTTACATTTGCATTTGTATTTGGCGAAACGATCAAGTGAGTATACCTTACATTGTCGTAATTGTCTCTTCTTTTGGCAGGATACTTTGCTCCTTAAATATGACTCGCATCAGCTTGAAATTGGTAGTAGCGACGTAACATCGGGAACGttaaagaaaacaattaagtGAGTATACTTTTCATTGTCATAatcatatcttttattaattattattctactAATTACAGTCGTtattccatttattatttgtcaaatcacattcgttgttattattattatgtccttatAAACAAGTTTATCTAGCTCGCGTCATAAGTCAAACACATACTTATGGCAGCACgacagataataaaataatataaaattttatctctacaagaaatattcgTCAAACGTTCGTTGTAAAAGTTTGACTTGTCTCTCTTTTTACACAAGTTATTAATGGTATACCTTCATATATATAGGCAACTGTTCAGTCCTCTTAGAAGACTTAGACGTCTTAGACGTCTTAGATTTAAGGTTACGTAaacgaaattttcaaaatttccgGGGACCCCACGATTATCGTTTGAACATTTTGAACGATGCAAGATATCGCAAAAGCGATCGAAACGGTACTACatcaacttttttttatcaacaaATCAAATCTAATCGCAAGGTTTCTATTATACTATAGTTTTAGCATATAATAAGTAATCATATTCGATTATATTGCATGATACGAAGAAGTAAATGGGATGTACAATTGGTTTGGTTGCAGGAGcctatttcataatttttaccTGGAGTATATGGACCCGTATGTGTTCCTACTCAATAGCATGTGTGAAACCACGTTACATGTCCCACTACCGTCAGTTTTCGcactatattttttttacttgctTCTTGTCCACGAACCCTCCAATTCGGTGGCATAATTACTCCGTCGAGCATCAGtactttcttattaatttgatttaccAAATGGAGCGAGCCTCTCCTCCTCCATTTGCGTAACACTCAGACTGCCCTAGCTAATTTTCAGCGCGATTCGTCTTGttcaatatttcgataaatagttaattatagtataattatAGTTAATAATAGTTAATTAATAGTGTTCATATCGAGAACTTGTAATTATGCTACTGGAGAGCCCCTGCTTTTAAGATTCTGTTTTATGCTTGGCGAATCGATGTTCAGAAATAATGCCAGCCAGCTCTGATCAGTTCAAGCGTAACATAGTATGATATAATCGTAAGCTTTCATTGGCTTGTATTGGTCTTCCATTTTGTATTCTTTTCTCTGGAAGTTCACTGAGATTCAGTCGAATTTGAGGGTCCTCTGTATTTTCTCCATACGTCTTACTTAATTTGTTACACGCATTATGtacatgaattttttaaacatattgcaattgttttatcataattgattgttattactttattttttgtcTGCAAAGCGCACTCAAACAAGTGCAAGTTTTGCTCGACTTAAtctgaaatcaatttttcatttatcctTCATTTTTTCCAATAGTCATGGAGATGGTTCCTAATCATTGCATCTAGTCATATTGCATGTTGTACGAAATTTTGCATGTACGTTTCAGATTCTTTACATCGCAGCAAGTGTGTAGCGGGTGGGTGCGGTATTTGAAGTTGCTTGAGCTGGGTTTTCTTGAATATGAGACTTACAATTGAGGATTTGGTGCAGAGGTTCCTCTGTTTGTCCGCAAAGGaatgttctttctctctctcacgacGCAGCTGCGACTGTATTGTCACCTGTATAATCAAGAAAAACATGATTCAATTCAATGTTAAAGAAGACCATTGTTTTACGTACAAAAATCAGTCTGCtctcgagaaagagaaaggaacgtTCGATGTGCATGTCGTACGCGTCGCACGCGTAAGCTGCAAAGGATGATGTTCAACAAGTGTACTTTACCGCTGCAGATTCGCGTCCCGCACGAGGGCGAGGGTCGGCCGAGCCTTCAGTTTTAACAAAACGCCAAGCAAGCTCAATCGGGCGATGTCGACGATCATGTCACCGTTTGGAGCGACGCACAGCCTTGCCCCGGCCAACCAGCAGATAGCGCAGATGCGGCTGGGCAGCTGCAACAACATCAGCGTTAGTTGACAACTTTCTTGGCATGAGTCTCCCAACCTCCCGGCCTCCGGCCGGCCTCTATTctgcttttttcctttctttttttgcttgCTTGCCCTCACCTTATGACAGGAAGTTACCGCTTTTCccattaattttactttaacaAGCCTTAAAAACGCGCGTCGAGCGGGCTGTGAAAGAAACTATGTCTAGTTTGTACGTACGTTGCGATTTGTAAGAGATTCggacggagaaagagacatCTCGTTTTCTAGACTTTTCTCTTGCACTTTGCCATCGAGTTAGTTTTTCTGTTATAATGTTCGATTCGAGACGCGGCGTAACAGAATCAGAAATACGTATTTTCCTTTTTGTGAAGGGgtagtatttatattaaatattccaaAATATCGTCGTGTGtgagcgtgtgtgtgtgtgtgtgtccgCGCGACACACGTGTCTGGAGCGGCGCGTGAATTCttcaatattacatattgACAGAGTCagctaaagcttttattatttttttcatccaCATATACACGTACTCGATTGAGATAGTgtctttatttatcattttacgcGTCGTTTGGAAGtcttttattttgtacatCGCGCGCTCTTACCTTCATTTGCAATACCTGTGAGACACGTATTTATTTTCgttgctatattattattattttcatgaaaagaggaaaaataagatatattaatgattacaATGAACTTTCATGCTGATTCGAAACCGATGGATAAATTATATTAGGGATCATGTAAGTACGTCGTAATGAATGTAAAGAAGTCTTCTTTTACATGActattctttttaataaataatcaaggcTCATTACTTATTACTAGATTATTGTCTACTGTCAagttattattgttatcattAGACTCGAGTTGTCTGTCCAGTCTTGTAAGCCTTCAAAAGTAGCGAAGACGTTTCATACATTTGCATAATTAGCGGGATGTCTTGCATGATTGAATAATAACTTGTAATTATGCCTGTCATGACAGTTAGATCCTATCTGtaatcttttcttctctcttgtaTCTATCTTTCTCTATTTTCCTTTGCTtccaacaatatttttattctgtatCTATGTCAGTACTTTGCTCTTTCGATGAAAAATAGCAATGTTAATCTTCTGATAGTACGAAATGTGCATAAATCAGTAACAGTAGACACAGTTACATCTATCAAATCTTTAtcttcatttaaaattatatctatcaatatttcattatttttttcttttctttttttacaattacttTCGAATATTTCGAGATCGGATTTCgcaaaaaaatttctattatcTCACTTTTAACTCGAGATTTAAAGACGGTAAGAAGCCGAGTTCGTGAAAACACTGAATCTCTCAAGACGTTACTCTTTCCACAGGAGCTGGATAACGGTGGCTCAAGCTCTCCAAATAGAGACGATGTTCTAGTAGCGCCCATGTCGGATCAGCCGACTCGAAAGGCCCTCAGTATGGCTTCGCTGCGAAGGTTGTAATTTTGTACGCGACACGTCATACGCACTTCCTTTTTGTGCCACGGTCGTTTTAcgtattgtttttttttaacaaagaaACGTGCATTTTTAACAAACCACTGTGGTATGTTAaactaatatacatatacttatatatatactgtatgtatatatatatatattgcctATATGTCGACATTAAGACATTAAGCATTAATTATAACTAAACGGAAACGACCCGAGGAGGACGCGCGCCGTTACGTTTCTCAGTCCTTTTGCAGTATCCTATGTTCAAAGTGTTTAAACTAATTTCGTTATCACTATGGACaacaaactatataattatacgatACAAAAATTTTCCGAACCACCACATCGCGAAGTGTCCCCGCGAAGAAACGCGTcattagaaaataatgatattactgCTGTTAGTGCCAATAATGTCTAGctattataattactatattgTTATACTACGATCAATATccctcttttatttatttcacgtgTTAAGTTGTAATTTATTGTACACACGCTTATCCCGAGCCGCCGCACAAGCTCTTGCCGGCCGATAagttacaatttttcttttacgttccCAGGTAGTAGTGTCGGACGCAAGTCGGACGAAGCAAGATCGTTGTAATATAACGGAAAACTATTagcttcttttatatatatatatatatatatattcgcgaaATCTCGATCGTTACTGCAATGACGATCGGAAACGAGAACTCGAGCGAATGTGTAAGTGTATCCTATATGCGACCGGAGCTCACACGAAACACTTTAAAACAATAAAcgacattatatttatttttcgttacTTTCGTTGATACATCCTGTTTTGTAACGCTTTACGTTACGTCGACTCCGTGAGAGATATGTTGTATTCGTCCAGTGGATTAAACAGATGCTAATACCTGATCACAGCATGAAACAAAATGTGTTACCGTCTGGCTGGTAGTTCCTGTTCGTTTTCCGTTGTGTGCGTTTCTCAGAAACTCAGTCGTCAGAACTTGCCGCAGTTTCCACCAGTGTTTTATTCGTTGTCtctgatttttttcttctgttttTCCACGCATTAGAATTTGTTCAGCGGGAGTCCT encodes the following:
- the LOC105280868 gene encoding protein ECT2 isoform X3 codes for the protein MEEQRSVHGCIGDINSAEAAKIIIPRKKRTCLVGAACNDPALNAAAQQLKVPVLKSETGAEHVEDTTYNTYFILKQFEGAEYDALCKSAHRILGPTALLQLAERKESLPSIKRPMYTQSMVGAIVVFSGFRAREDELRKLATMILSMGGSIRKDMGIKVTHLIANHCSGEKYRYADTFGLPIMSVEWVVALWNAKDDTTIYASNDELVATYKLKPFYGARVCFSGFPEEEKKHMCEVLEQQGGEPTEIDDPHCTHVVVDESNVNVLPNFVTASAFIVKTGWFWTSVQNEAAADEKEYLFEHYLENARSPTASGRRESQPLAAQNLALPKFPHWLPLSNLLQNGADSPGSVSGSFLDCTTSPDKQMIDEVESSDTESTRGNLSQRHQVFLELVETENNYVGVLNTIMTLFKLPLENLIGKSGKELLNSTELKIIFGNFPPIYDVHKQLLEALHYFATYWTEDVSIGNIFLKFEPDLVKAYAPYVNFFENTKQMLEECDQNKPRFHAFLKNCQTKPECGRQSLKELLIKPVQRLPSISLLLNDILKHTDKSNRDYSALEASISCIKKVMTHINEDKRKTERQLAIFDIFNEIDNCPPHLVSSHRSFLSKCDVVEITEGLSGRGDHLVLFLFTDTLEICKKRSKAFNALKSPNTINGLQSNRLSQGKPYKHIKLMPLNTIRKVVDIRETEECHKVFALVVRSTQELKEKLFSFVITDEEVNKTTFLQTLCRQMAIVVRIPDADTLLLKYDSHQLEIGSSDVTSGTLKKTIKSLFHNFYLEYMDPYVFLLNSMCETTLHVPLPFASRTRARVGRAFSFNKTPSKLNRAMSTIMSPFGATHSLAPANQQIAQMRLGSCNNISELDNGGSSSPNRDDVLVAPMSDQPTRKALSMASLRRL
- the LOC105280868 gene encoding protein ECT2 isoform X6, giving the protein MEEQRSVHGCIGDINSAEAAKIIIPRKKRTCLVGAACNDPALNAAAQQLKVPVLKSETGAEHVEDTTYNTYFILKQFEGAEYDALCKSAHRILGPTALLQLAERKESLPSIKRPMYTQSMVGAIVVFSGFRAREDELRKLATMILSMGGSIRKDMGIKVTHLIANHCSGEKYRYADTFGLPIMSVEWVVALWNAKDDTTIYASNDELVATYKLKPFYGARVCFSGFPEEEKKHMCEVLEQQGGEPTEIDDPHCTHVVVDESNVNVLPNFVTASAFIVKTGWFWTSVQNEAAADEKEYLFEHYLENARSPTASGRRESQPLAAQNLALPKFPHWLPLSNLLQNGADSPGSVSGSFLDCTTSPDKQMIDADVPEVESSDTESTRGNLSQRHQVFLELVETENNYVGVLNTIMTLFKLPLENLIGKSGKELLNSTELKIIFGNFPPIYDVHKQLLEALHYFATYWTEDVSIGNIFLKFEPDLVKAYAPYVNFFENTKQMLEECDQNKPRFHAFLKNCQTKPECGRQSLKELLIKPVQRLPSISLLLNDILKHTDKSNRDYSALEASISCIKKVMTHINEDKRKTERQLAIFDIFNEIDNCPPHLVSSHRSFLSKCDVVEITEGLSGRGDHLVLFLFTDTLEICKKRSKAFNALKSPNTINGLQSNRLSQGKPYKHIKLMPLNTIRKVVDIRETEECHKVFALVVRSTQELKEKLFSFVITDEEVNKTTFLQTLCRQMAIVVRIPDADTLLLKYDSHQLEIGSSDVTSGTLKKTIKFASRTRARVGRAFSFNKTPSKLNRAMSTIMSPFGATHSLAPANQQIAQMRLGSCNNISELDNGGSSSPNRDDVLVAPMSDQPTRKALSMASLRRL
- the LOC105280868 gene encoding protein ECT2 isoform X2, coding for MEEQRSVHGCIGDINSAEAAKIIIPRKKRTCLVGAACNDPALNAAAQQLKVPVLKSETGAEHVEDTTYNTYFILKQFEGAEYDALCKSAHRILGPTALLQLAERKESLPSIKRPMYTQSMVGAIVVFSGFRAREDELRKLATMILSMGGSIRKDMGIKVTHLIANHCSGEKYRYADTFGLPIMSVEWVVALWNAKDDTTIYASNDELVATYKLKPFYGARVCFSGFPEEEKKHMCEVLEQQGGEPTEIDDPHCTHVVVDESNVNVLPNFVTASAFIVKTGWFWTSVQNEAAADEKEYLFEHYLENARSPTASGRRESQPLAAQNLALPKFPHWLPLSNLLQNGADSPGSVSGSFLDCTTSPDKQMIDDVPEVESSDTESTRGNLSQRHQVFLELVETENNYVGVLNTIMTLFKLPLENLIGKSGKELLNSTELKIIFGNFPPIYDVHKQLLEALHYFATYWTEDVSIGNIFLKFEPDLVKAYAPYVNFFENTKQMLEECDQNKPRFHAFLKNCQTKPECGRQSLKELLIKPVQRLPSISLLLNDILKHTDKSNRDYSALEASISCIKKVMTHINEDKRKTERQLAIFDIFNEIDNCPPHLVSSHRSFLSKCDVVEITEGLSGRGDHLVLFLFTDTLEICKKRSKAFNALKSPNTINGLQSNRLSQGKPYKHIKLMPLNTIRKVVDIRETEECHKVFALVVRSTQELKEKLFSFVITDEEVNKTTFLQTLCRQMAIVVRIPDADTLLLKYDSHQLEIGSSDVTSGTLKKTIKSLFHNFYLEYMDPYVFLLNSMCETTLHVPLPFASRTRARVGRAFSFNKTPSKLNRAMSTIMSPFGATHSLAPANQQIAQMRLGSCNNISELDNGGSSSPNRDDVLVAPMSDQPTRKALSMASLRRL